From a single Sparus aurata chromosome 13, fSpaAur1.1, whole genome shotgun sequence genomic region:
- the ovca2 gene encoding esterase OVCA2, with protein sequence MAPLRVLCIHGYRQNGSSFREKTGALRKLLKKQVELVYLSAPHSVQQAPDKENGSCPGVGGDEDQRGWWFSDVQARSFSAQQQCEESLGLDESLTTVREAVKVQGPFDGILGFSQGAAFVAMVCSLQEQKLEPEFNFRFAILVAGFRSACKEHQTFYSTPLLIPSLHVFGLEDRVIPDNMSRELLPSFQDPQVLTHPGGHFVPAASAHRQTYQDFLKKF encoded by the exons ATGGCGCCCCTCCGGGTCCTGTGCATCCACGGGTACCGTCAGAACGGCAGCTCGTTCCGGGAGAAGACGGGAGCTCTGCGGAagctgctgaagaaacaagtggagctgGTTTACCTGAGTGCACCGCACAGTGTGCAGCAAG CTCCGGATAAGGAGAATGGTTCCTGTCCTGGAGTTGGAGGCGATGAGGACCAGAGGGGCTGGTGGTTTTCTGATGTCCAGGCTCGGAGTTTCAGCgcacagcagcagtgtgaggaAAGCTTGGGACTTGACGAGAGCTTGACGACTgtaagagaagctgtgaaggtCCAAGGTCCATTTGATGGCATCCTGGGCTTTAGTCAGGGAGCTGCTTTTGTGGCCATGGTCTGCTCTCTTCAGGAGCAAAAACTGGAGCCAGAGTTCAACTTCCGCTTTGCCATACTTGTCGCTGGTTTCCGCAGCGCGTGTAAGGAACACCAGACGTTCTACAGTACTCCCCTCCTGATCCCATCCCTGCATGTGTTTGGACTGGAGGACCGAGTCATCCCTGACAACATGAGCAGGGAGCTGCTTCCCTCCTTCCAAGACCCGCAGGTTCTGACACATCCGGGTGGCCATTTTGTTCCAGCTGCTTCTGCTCACAGACAAACCTACCAGGATTTTCTCAAGAAATTCTAG